Proteins from a single region of Oryza brachyantha chromosome 6, ObraRS2, whole genome shotgun sequence:
- the LOC102712638 gene encoding uncharacterized protein LOC102712638 — MMHAKSESDVTSLAPSSPPRSPKRANYYVQSPSRESHDGGYKSSSMQATPVYNSPNESPSHPSYGRHSRSSSVSRFSGNLRDGGRKGGAGAGERKALNDKGWPECNVIEEEGPYEDLDGDSGLSRRCQIILGFLSFVLLFTVFCLIIWGAARPYEPDVVVKSLTMDDFYAGEGTDHSGVPTKLVTLNCSLHIAVYNPAAMFGIHVTSGPIHLLYSEISIGVGQVRRYYQPRKSHRVVTAVIHGEKVPLYGAGGGLMLSSTGGAVPLTLDFDLTSRGYVIGKLVRVTHKVHVTCPIVVDAKKTKPIKFSKKACAVYKI, encoded by the exons ATGATGCATGCCAAGTCGGAGTCGGACGTGACGAGCctggcgccgtcgtcgccgccgcggtcgccgaAGAGGGCGAACTACTATGTGCAGAGCCCGTCGCGGGAGTCCCACGACGGCGGGTACAAGTCGTCGTCGATGCAGGCGACGCCGGTGTACAACAGCCCGAACGAGTCGCCGTCGCACCCGTCCTACGGCCGCCActcccgctcctcctccgtcaGCCGCTTCTCCGGCAACctccgcgacggcggccgcaagggcggcgccggcgccggcgagcgcaAGGCGCTCAACGACAAGGGCTGGCCCGAGTGCAACGTCATCGAGGAGGAGGGTCCCTACGAGGACCtcgacggcgacagcggccTCTCCCGCCGGTGCCAGATCATCCTCGGCTTCCTCAGCTTCGTCCTCCTCTTCACCGTCTTCTGCCTCATCATCTGGGGCGCCGCGCGCCCCTACgagcccgacgtcgtcgtcaag AGCTTGACGATGGATGATTTCTACGCTGGTGAGGGCACAGACCATAGTGGAGTTCCAACCAAATTGGTCACGCTTAACTGCTCTCTGCACATAGCTGTATACAACCCTGCTGCAATGTTTGGGATCCATGTCACTTCGGGTCCTATTCACCTGCTCTATTCAGAGATCTCTATCGGGGTTGGACAG GTTCGCAGGTACTACCAGCCGAGGAAGAGCCACCGCGTGGTGACGGCGGTGATCCACGGCGAGAAGGTGCCCCTctacggcgccggcggcgggctgaTGCTGTCCAgcaccggcggcgcggtgcCGCTGACGCTGGACTTCGACCTGACCTCGCGGGGCTACGTGATCGGCAAGCTCGTGAGGGTGACGCACAAGGTGCACGTGACCTGCCCCATCGTCGTCGACGCCAAGAAGACAAAGCCCATCAAGTTCTCCAAGAAGGCCTGCGCCGTCTACAAGATCTGA